One part of the Prochlorococcus marinus str. MIT 9313 genome encodes these proteins:
- a CDS encoding pentapeptide repeat-containing protein, with the protein MTRELAGNCHNVTAQTTGSLQFSSFMNLSPCWWNRCRAVLLSGLVILVLGLTESPVMAIIPPEFRGGQAIEEISKDMHGRDLKEQNFLKADLRGVDLSEADLRGAVFNSSQLQEADLQGADLENVVAFASRFDGADLRGANFTNAMLMQSQFKDALIEGADFSNAVLDRRQQNELCARADGTNAASGSQTLDSLGCRS; encoded by the coding sequence ATGACGCGTGAATTGGCCGGCAATTGCCATAACGTGACTGCTCAAACTACTGGCTCATTGCAATTTTCTAGTTTCATGAATCTCTCTCCCTGTTGGTGGAACCGTTGTCGAGCAGTGTTGCTTAGTGGCCTTGTGATTCTTGTGTTGGGTTTAACAGAGTCACCTGTAATGGCAATCATCCCTCCTGAATTCAGAGGAGGCCAGGCCATTGAAGAGATCTCCAAAGACATGCACGGACGTGACCTCAAGGAGCAAAACTTTCTCAAGGCTGACCTGCGCGGCGTTGATCTCAGTGAGGCCGATCTGCGTGGTGCGGTGTTTAACAGCAGCCAGCTGCAAGAAGCTGATCTGCAAGGAGCTGATTTGGAAAATGTGGTGGCTTTTGCTAGTCGTTTCGATGGAGCCGATCTCAGGGGAGCCAACTTCACCAACGCCATGCTGATGCAGAGTCAATTTAAAGATGCCCTGATTGAAGGAGCTGATTTCAGCAATGCTGTGCTTGATCGTCGCCAGCAGAATGAGCTTTGCGCCAGAGCAGACGGCACCAATGCCGCTAGCGGGTCTCAAACTCTTGACAGCCTTGGCTGTCGTTCTTAA
- a CDS encoding uracil phosphoribosyltransferase, whose protein sequence is MPMTLRVVVPPHPLIAHWLTLLRNTTTPPALYATGLEELGRWLTYEALRDWLPHRREMVTTSQAETEGTLVESNVPLLSIPLLPGGLDLWQGARRVLPSSQLCLGGVPDNIETNAGVIVFVDQIASGERLLGILKLLQTQEIEARRLRVITVLASSPGLKQLGEMMPNLTIHTACIDPDLTEDGEISPGIGNPVLRLNTRTAGTT, encoded by the coding sequence ATGCCAATGACCCTAAGGGTAGTGGTCCCCCCCCATCCACTGATTGCCCACTGGCTCACATTGCTGCGCAACACCACAACACCGCCAGCCCTCTATGCCACAGGCTTGGAGGAACTTGGTCGCTGGCTTACCTATGAAGCCCTGCGGGATTGGTTGCCCCACCGCCGTGAAATGGTAACCACATCCCAAGCAGAAACAGAAGGCACGCTGGTCGAGTCCAATGTGCCATTGCTGAGCATTCCCTTGTTACCCGGGGGCCTTGATCTTTGGCAAGGAGCACGACGGGTATTGCCCAGTTCACAGCTATGTCTTGGCGGGGTGCCCGATAACATCGAAACCAATGCTGGGGTGATTGTTTTTGTGGATCAGATTGCTAGTGGTGAGCGTTTACTAGGCATCCTGAAGCTTCTGCAGACACAAGAAATCGAGGCTCGCCGGCTAAGGGTGATTACTGTTCTGGCATCAAGTCCAGGCCTCAAACAACTTGGCGAAATGATGCCCAATCTCACGATTCACACCGCTTGCATTGACCCCGACCTCACAGAAGATGGTGAGATCAGTCCAGGCATTGGTAATCCGGTTTTGCGACTAAACACCAGAACTGCAGGTACGACCTAG